The Anoplopoma fimbria isolate UVic2021 breed Golden Eagle Sablefish chromosome 10, Afim_UVic_2022, whole genome shotgun sequence sequence AACAGCATTTGAGTATGTTAGATTAAACCAGACAGGTCACTGAAGCCAGCAAATGGAAAactttccagtttttttttattgcattgatTCCATTCCAGTGCATTTGAATGCAATACATTATAAAGACCAAGTGGAAATATGTCACAAAATGTACCGTGTACAACTGAAAAGAAGGCACTGCAGCAATGTGCCACCAGCAATAAACTTGTTATAACCATGTTTGCAAAAAAGCGACTTGTTCTGTGTGCGAGTTCTGCAGCGTCTTACTTCACTGTGACACCGTTCAACTGCAACATTTAACACATCATTAACACCAAGCAGCACAGTTTGACGTGATATCCACACCTCAGCACATCCAACATAAGGTGTCATTCATCCTCAGGCACTCACATAGTGGCATTAACATTTGGTTAAACATAGAGTGAAGGGGTAAATCTATGCCAGTGTGACGTATGTCGCATCGGTGGTGACGCCACAGTTGTTATCCTTCATCGACATGAGGATGTAGCCGTCATTGCCCCAGTAGGTGGACCATGAGTTCTTTACCAACCAGTATGGCTCTCCACTCAGGGTGCCGTATCCCACCGCGAGCACAGCATGGTCCAAGTCTGCAGTGGTATTACCTGGAGAGCACAAGGAGCATGCAGAGTTATGGAGCGAGAAAAGACCGTTTCTGCTGTAGAAAGCGTGAGTGAGAGGCAAACCTACCACACGCCGGTTCATAGTAGACTCCGTGGCTGTAGAAAACAAATGAGCGGTGGGATGCGTCGATGCTGACAGCCGTCGGGCCGTTTTTAAAGAGCGCCAGCTTAAGGGCCTCTGCGTCTCCTGATGTCACGTTGGTGTAGCTCTGGATTTGTGCAGTGAGCTGGGACTCGTTCACGTGGCAAAATCCATTCTGTtcagagagggaggcagaaagTTCAAACCGTAACCCTGTAGTGCAGCAGGACTGGAAACTGGAAATCTTCCTTTTGAAGGAAAGTAATATGACTAATCTGGAAATATTCACATAGGAACTTGCAACTCTAGTAGATGGTTTAAAAGGTGCAATATATGACAtttagagcattaatatagcagcaattatttatgtaaagcaAGTTCGCCATTGTTTCTACTTCTCTACGGTTAGCTGAGAGCCACCAGCTCAGCCgccgccatgttgagagccgttgagaggcaacaGAAAAGCTCCCAAATGTCgtgtatagcacctttaaaaatgtcCGTCTGAGCTTTGATGCCTCAGTTCAGATGTTAATCTAACATTAAATGCCATCtgagtaaaaatatatttttttaaaatggaaattaaCCATTCATCTTAAATAAAGAGGGTGTTTCATTATCAGCCAaaattaaacacattcacagttgCATGAAATCCTAAAAAGAAAGGGTTTCAAAGCAGTGCTTTCTAATTTTGACTATGGACTCAGGCTCAACACtaacttttcattttacaaaactaAAAATACAGTTGTCATTTTTAGTTACTTTATATTTGAGTAATTAAGATACTATGCAGTTATAAATCagcttaaaaatgaatatgaaacaaaagaacaaaaacgtTTAAAACAGTAACCAAACTAAATTCTTtgcagttgtgtttgtgttctgacAGTAAACATCcccaaaaacaacataatgtcatcaacaacaaacaaacattgtgtATTGTCTGGTTCCAGTTCTAACTGTAAcggaaatatatttaaatatcactaatgcaacaaatattgataatgtatttattttggggtgCACATTTTGCTGTCGAGCCCTGGCTTTACAGGTTATTCTGCTCCAACAGGTACAAGCTTTACACCATCAACACCAGTATCTCTCACCATTCCCATATAGGCTCCGTAGGTTTCTGTTGTGGCGATGCCTCCGTGTTTCATGATCCACTCGTACCCCCTCcactcctcccctccatcacaGCCGTTATTGCCGAAACCCCAGGAACAGTCCACAAGCATCTGCTGGGACAGAACCTGCAGGGAGCCCGTCTGAAAGACAAGAGCCAAGAAACAGGATCACACTCTGCACACGGATGAGTAACCGACTCACATTCTCTGAAGTACAGTACAAGTGCAGAAAAGACATAGATGGTTTGGGGACTTAACCTTGACGTTCATAATGGACATTTTTACACCAGCTGTTATCTGCAGGTTGCTAGGCAGACGCTGTGAGGTCACGGAGAAGTACATTTAAAATTGGCCCCTGGGGAGCGGCTCTGTTTATGAACCTGCAGCATCACTTCCTGCTGCGTGCTGGCAGAGGAACAAAGACGAACCGCCGCTGCTTCACAGCAGTGCTTCCTCCAGGCCAACTGTACTCggaaaacactgaaacaattaGTGGAGTACTCGTGCacagtgaagctcaaacatcTTCTCCCTCTGTGGCCTCATTATTTTTGACAAATCCCTTTAGTGAATCCAAATGCCGAACATTTTTATGTCAGATATTAAACAGCAGGATTTGCTTGATTCTCACCATTTCCTTTCATTAAATAGAGGAAAAGAAAATTGCATAAAAGCAATTGTTTTAGCAAGTTGTTGAACATTTCAATGGTTAAAATATTAGTTTAAAATGCACTTAATGGATTTATTATAGATGTTACTTTCATAATGAGAGTCACATAAGATCATATTACACCGCCTTTTCTCCCGTTATATAGCACTCCACCAACACATTACCCTCTGCCCAGAACAACACTTCTTAAGGACTCTGTAAGGCCCCTCTTTATACAAAACCATATCTTTTTTAATAACCACCCAACtcccaattcttttttttcatttttccctgCAGTGGGTCAAGTGCCTACTTAGAACAAATCCAATATCAGCCTCAATTAAACAACTTCGGTCCCGATGCAAGAGACAAAATCAAGAGTTTGTGAGTGAGAGAGTCAAAGAAGTTGCTGCCATCAAATCCCATAATGAACCATCCAATGTTTGGGTTGAGTTGCTTGGCAACACAGTACAAGGAATGCCTTTGAGCATCGCCCTGCATTGGGATGGGGGCAGGCCAGAGCTGACACTCACTCAGTTCAATTTCTTTGTACACACTGTCAGGTCTGTTCAACGTGAGTAAAAGTGGCTCAACAAAGTTTCTTTTCGGGGGAGGACTTGTTTTCACTCACAGGGAGAATTAATGAGCAGCATCTCAAATCCAGAGCATCAGATGCAGATTTGTGCAGAAATAACTGTCACTAAGATGACTGAACACAGAGTCAAATTTGACCAAGACATGAAAGAATAATGCATTTCTccacatttagatttttcacATCCTCAGTCCATCTTTAAACAAATGTCtacattaattacattatcACGTTGGCCATTTTAACCTTCTATATTGATTTggtgtcatttattttccctttcttgCCGTTCTACTGGCGTCTTTGACTCACTTCACCTCAAATCTGCCTTTTCAATcatgcatttatattatattatttggttttatttcattttccttAATAACCCCTCTTCCCTACAACTACAAGGATCATCAAAGTGACATCTACTAATTTCTTAAATATTTAGAAAGCTGCCAATTATAGATAAATATCAAACGCTGGGCATCTGTGGCTTCAAAGAGCATAAGGAATCACCCCGTAGGTTAGAAAAACTGGAACGTGGCCAGTGACTGTGtttataaagaatatatatttttcacctTTAGGAAGAGAGCGCCCTCTACTGCTCCAGTGGTGGCAAAGCTCCAGCAGGAGCCGCAGATGGCCTGGTCCTTCACCGGGGTCACAGCACCTGAAAGAGCAGAGATGAGTTAAAAACTAGGATGTCCTGCCAGGAAGATGCATCtttgtttgacttgttttttttttattgcatattcgTACCGTAAAGCCTCCAGTCAAGTGACTCGGGCACTTTCACTCCTTCGTAATTCTTTAAGGGGAAAGGGAGCCCTCTGTTTGGGGTCTTCCCTTGTTTCCTCCCCCTCATGGTGGCCAACTCTGACATGGTTCTATCAGACAGAGAGTTCAGAGCCAGAGAGAAGGGCAGCCCCGCTCTGTTCTTGGAGTGGACGTACCTATAGTAACATGAAAACACTCATCAGATATAGATCTGTGCTTAACTTATTGGTAGGTCGCAGTGACACAGCGTATCAGTATTTAATCTTCCTCTCACCGGAGGTTATGAACAAAAGCGTGTCCCCGTTTCTCGTGTTCTCTTTCATCGCTGTACTGACGCTGGAACTTGTCCTTGAAATGGTCGAACATGCGCTCTGAGTGGCCCGATGCCGAGGTGTGGATGAGATCTTTCATTGGATTGGCCAACATGTGGTGCTCCGCTCCCGGACCAGGAAACCCACCACAGCTCATCCCTgtaggaggaaaaacaaacaaacaaacaggaaacttttttttttccccctatcttttttaacttttcttaaACGTCTTGCACCTACAACGGAGCACAAACCTTCAGGCAGCAAGAAAACGTGGCGGTCCACATGAGTGCTGAACTCTTTGTAGTCCACCAGGTACTTGTCATAATGTGAGCCCAGCAGCGTGTTGTAACCCATCATCTCATAGTGGAGCGGCGTGGCAGGCTCGTCCTTGCCGTCCGCACCCCTCTCCGACCGGGTCACccacagtgtgtatgtgttcttCTTGTGGCCCACAGAGGTCACATTCTGCCAGACTTCACACAGGGAACCTCCAAAGTACTCCATCCTCAGGAACTGTGAGGCAGATCAACATGTTGACTTGAATGTGAAACTTTGGTATAATTAATTACAAAACAGTCTGTGGTTGAAATGTGGCACACACTTTCCATAACAATGTCTATTCTACcagtggccaaaaaaaaaaaactgtataatcCTCCTCATTTTGCAGGAAGGAAAACTTCAAATCATGTGcaatattacttttttggacattttacatttcagtatCATGTACAATGTAGGTTTTGATTACTTTTCAATATTACTCTTAATATTATGCAAAGTATTACCATCTCTTTTAAATTTATATTAGGCACTGATGTTAGTTTTACTTCTTgtgcactttttattttaactctttactttttttcttatgttgttgtaatttgctttttttgtgttagctgaattatttaaataaatgtatcatacTCTTAGTGCTATTCTGTTTTGCACTGGTTTAAGTATTACTTCTAATACTGGaagtatttattattctattttgcaTTGGGGTAAGTATTACTTCCGATACTATTAGTACATTATACATGTTATATTTCTACTCTATTGTCTTTTGGAACATTTGGTCGGTCTCTATGTTTTGATGTTGAAATACTTCACAGAGTGCTTTTTTACTCTCACCGACCTGGAAGCCCTGCACATCAGGCAGCGACGCCTGCGATGTGACTGCTTCCTCCTTCGTTCCGTTGGCCTGGAAACACTTCATCACATTCTGCTCCGTCTCCGTGGTCTCAGGAGTGATTTTATAGGCAACGCCCCACGGCTTCTCCGCCTCCAACTGGTAGGTCGACACCTGGCCTGTTGACGATAAATGTGAGAAGTTAAGACATTATTAGTTCCTTAAATTTCAGTTTGCATTTTCATGAAGCCATACATTACTGTTCTTGCTGTTACAGCTTTATTTTGTGCCCTTCGTGACACCCCTTATATATTAAGTATGGTGCTTGGTCACCCTTCTGCTTCcccattttacttattttataacTAATCCCTGAACTGGAAGTGTGTGtctcaataaaatgtaactgaGTGAATAATTCATATTCAATTGTCCACATTTTTGCGTaacaacatgttaaacatgcattattttCAGTGCAAAAATCAGTTAATGTTTTCTAAAAGGAAACAGAAGTTGGAGGTCTGCTGATCCTGGATCTGCTTTGGCTTTCTGAATTGAGTAGAGAGTACAGAGCGTTAGGATGATCACGTAGCGGCTGGACTTTAAAAGCAGGAGGCTTGACACAGAGGTTAGGTGCAGACCAACCAGGTGTTTATATCACCCATAACTATCACATAAATACATGACAGTCATCTTTTCACACAGTGGACGATGGGCAGCATGTGGTCTTGGCAGCGACAGCGCTTGATTGGAATATGGCAGCGTATATATAGACCTCAACCCCACTAAAATATAGATAACTCTGCCCCTCACATGACAACACAATTaccaaaaccacaacaaatacattcaaatacatTCCTGTCACCTTAATGCCAATCATCTGCGTGATCTCTATTTATGTAACACGTCACAATAGAGTCAAATAAAGCCTGAACAGGGAACACCCCTCTACTAATTACTACATGGTACCTCCCGGAACTATAAATTGGTGCTCAGGTACACTGTGGAGTCTTTTAGCATGAGCACCCTTGAGAGGAGACACAACAGTGATAAGTGGTTTGAACCCAATACACGTTACATGTTGAATTcttattcgtttactgcacttatcctattcgtagtagtttgtagcacttattatattcgtattagtctgttgcaattattgttttcgtagtaatttgcctctgcactatacttttgctctggtttatgctttaagatgcttgtttaagaaaggagatgcacttatgacttctggtgactagtagttctcttgaatacctatgttgaatacacttcctgtaagtcgctttggataaaagcgtctgctaaatgactgtaatgtaatgtaatgtaatatataactGCACAATCAAGCAACAGTTTATCCCCTCAATCATCATTTTGGCCAAGATTAAACTACAATGAGCATATTATGTTGAGATAACCCAACTAGACAAACTAATCGTACTTTTGTCTTTACAAGCCCAGCCTCCAAACACTTCTGAGGCAGCTACAACATCTAACAGAAACCaatcaacatattttaataaaacattcaacCCTTTCGAGTGTGTGCATTACTCCTTTAAGCAGTCCTGTATACAAATTACATTACACAGAGCAAGCAAATGCTACAGACCACAGCCGTCTCTGGTTACATCAGAGCACCTACTCTGCAATACTGTGGCTATTCTGCCGACCTCTGAAGATGTTACTTATTTTGTTAATTagtatttgctttttgttttgttttgataaatacaGTAACATAAACTGATACAACACAGACACTAGATAAATGTAGGTACGTTTATAGCCACTGACAGAAACGGGGTGTACATAAGTAAACTATGTGCTCAAAGCACCAGGaactttacaataaaaaaaaaacatttctgctgctgcaacacaaacattaataagTTTCAATGCATATGTGATTATTACTTATAACTTAGAAATTAAAATTCTTACATTTTACTTCCTGGGGATGGCGAGGATACAAAAGAGACCGTTTACAAAATTGGCTTAAAAAGTAATGAGTATGTAACACGAGTCAATAAATTCCCCCAGAAATGcttattcattctttttcacTTCTTTGGTTATGTGCTGACCTTATGTTTTGCTCTGGTGACTTTAGTCTGACACATCAGGTTCTCAGTTTCACATCGTTAATCAAGCCAAGCAGGGAAAATACAGAGTCCAGtgaaaggagataaaaaaaaaaaaaacacacaagtcaaGAGGTTTCTTACCATGATAATAGTCTATTCTGCTGGACTTTGCGGCTAGGTCTAACCAGGCCTCAAATGGCTCCTTGATCTCAGCATAGGGCAAAGAGATCACTCCTGCAATACAAATGTGAAACAGTTCTGTAATGAGAATCAATTCTGAGGGTAAAGATGTGTATTCTAATGTATTACTGCTTACCTTTGACATGATAGCTGTTCCCAAAATTAGGAGGGGAAGGGACTGCTTTTCCCTCTGTAGCTGAAAACAAAAATTGTTAAATggcgctttaaaaaaaaactacattttcagtATCGCTGACCTTCGCTGAACAATTCTACTTCTCCTTTGGACAACAGCATGAATGTTTCTGGGAATATTGATAGGTGACCTTGAACATTTTGCTAAAACAGTGTGTCAATATCACttacaaaacaatcaaacagcTGCAAGAAAGTGTGGTAATATAGTCAATACTGTATTCTTTCATTCTTAAAATACTCCAATGCAGACAATGAACTGAAGCAGTTTAAGATGCATTTTGTAGGGAAATGTAACAATTAGAAAACTGTATTTAGACCAGTCACCAGAGAAGGGCTTTTGACAAATAGTGATAGTTTTATCAATAAAGTGTCCACTATGGTGTGTTGCATGTATGCCGAATTAAAGGATAAGTTTCATCAGTTCATTCGGTATCATAATGCATAATTTAGGATACATGCAACTCCCATAATAATCAAGTGAACTTTAAATTGACAGATATTTGCATTGAGTCTGGCTCTGCAATCTCTGCAATGCAAAGCACGTCTCAGAGACAAAAGACACAGTTTCCTTAGTGTCTGCATGAATGTACTTGAATATGCATTTACCACAGCTGTGGAGCACCTGTCTCTGAAAGTATTTTATCATGAAATTGGCTATATAACAACACCAATTGCTAGTGTTAGCTCCTATTGTAGCATGCAACTTACCTGTGACAGCCCACAGAAGAGCAGCTGCGATGTGCCAACGCATTGCTTCTGCTGTGAGATCAGAAATACAGGAGATAAAGCAGTCACACTCTCAACAGAAACACGGAAA is a genomic window containing:
- the zgc:110239 gene encoding digestive cysteine proteinase 1; translated protein: MRWHIAAALLWAVTATEGKAVPSPPNFGNSYHVKGVISLPYAEIKEPFEAWLDLAAKSSRIDYYHGQVSTYQLEAEKPWGVAYKITPETTETEQNVMKCFQANGTKEEAVTSQASLPDVQGFQFLRMEYFGGSLCEVWQNVTSVGHKKNTYTLWVTRSERGADGKDEPATPLHYEMMGYNTLLGSHYDKYLVDYKEFSTHVDRHVFLLPEGMSCGGFPGPGAEHHMLANPMKDLIHTSASGHSERMFDHFKDKFQRQYSDEREHEKRGHAFVHNLRYVHSKNRAGLPFSLALNSLSDRTMSELATMRGRKQGKTPNRGLPFPLKNYEGVKVPESLDWRLYGAVTPVKDQAICGSCWSFATTGAVEGALFLKTGSLQVLSQQMLVDCSWGFGNNGCDGGEEWRGYEWIMKHGGIATTETYGAYMGMNGFCHVNESQLTAQIQSYTNVTSGDAEALKLALFKNGPTAVSIDASHRSFVFYSHGVYYEPACGNTTADLDHAVLAVGYGTLSGEPYWLVKNSWSTYWGNDGYILMSMKDNNCGVTTDATYVTLA